Proteins encoded by one window of Rhodobacteraceae bacterium IMCC1335:
- a CDS encoding NLP/P60 hydrolase → MRDPRLLACNGRVAALDLKGKVQAERFVEGWPQQVAGGLGNLCSAPAGALQRQLYPGEQVTVYDEHAGWSFVKARAHGYVGYIQSQQLRPPNQAPSTHYISVPISHSYGQCDMKSGITGLLVMGSQLQNLQEETGFIKTQFGWVPKQHVQALTDPPSDPVAVAEQLLGVPYLWGGDSALGIDCSGLVRLSHMICAYNCPADSDLQQRALGAVLPPDAALQRGDLVFWKGHVALMVSEAKLIHANAHRMSVTYETLSEAISRIALAGEGDVILKKRLFL, encoded by the coding sequence ATGAGAGATCCCAGACTTTTAGCCTGTAACGGCCGCGTGGCTGCGCTTGACCTGAAAGGCAAAGTGCAGGCCGAGCGATTTGTTGAAGGCTGGCCGCAACAAGTTGCGGGTGGCCTTGGCAATTTATGCAGCGCCCCTGCGGGCGCGCTGCAGCGGCAACTCTATCCCGGAGAACAAGTAACCGTCTATGACGAGCATGCGGGGTGGAGTTTTGTAAAAGCCCGCGCGCATGGTTATGTTGGATATATACAATCACAGCAACTTCGACCCCCAAACCAAGCGCCAAGCACGCATTATATCTCGGTGCCAATCAGCCATTCTTATGGGCAGTGTGATATGAAGTCGGGCATCACAGGGCTCTTGGTGATGGGCAGTCAACTGCAAAACCTACAGGAGGAGACTGGTTTTATAAAAACCCAGTTCGGCTGGGTGCCCAAACAACATGTTCAGGCGCTAACCGATCCGCCGTCAGACCCGGTGGCCGTTGCGGAACAATTGCTCGGCGTTCCCTATCTTTGGGGGGGCGACAGCGCATTGGGAATTGATTGCTCGGGCCTTGTTCGATTGAGTCACATGATTTGCGCGTATAACTGCCCGGCTGACAGTGATTTACAACAGCGCGCGTTGGGGGCCGTTTTACCGCCAGATGCAGCGTTGCAACGCGGCGATCTCGTGTTTTGGAAAGGCCATGTGGCGCTGATGGTCAGCGAAGCAAAGTTGATTCATGCCAATGCGCATCGAATGTCTGTAACTTATGAAACTTTATCAGAGGCTATCTCTCGTATCGCATTGGCCGGTGAGGGCGATGTTATTTTGAAAAAGCGGCTGTTCCTTTGA